The following DNA comes from Fibrobacter sp..
CTTCGTCAAGGATCAGTTGCACCTGGACAACATGACTGTTGTAGGCAAACGTTTCGAAACTTCCGGCTTGGCCTATCTGGATTTTGTCAGTTGCCGCGCCCTCTCGACTTTTGAAAACGACTGGGAACGTGCCCAGCCGGGGCTCGCCCGTGGTGGTCAGTTTGTGACCCTAAAGAGTTATAACAATATCGTTCATCTGGAAAACGATCCTGCAGTACACATATATAAATATGCACTGCCCCAGGAAGAACAGGAATATGCCCTTGTTACAAGAGGTAACGAATGAGTAAAGTGATCGCTATATGCAACCAGAAGGGCGGCGTGGGTAAGACTACCACCGCCGTAAACCTGGCTGCAAGTTTTGCCGCCCTCGAAAAGAAGACTCTTCTGATCGATATGGACCCCCAGGGTAACGCATCCCAGGGTCTGGGTTTCAACGAGATGCAGGATGTGGATATCCACGAAGTCCTGAACCTGGCTGACAACCCGGATAACGTCACCTATGAAAATCTCAAGGAAGCAATTCTTGACACAAGCCTCGACTACCTGAAGGTCATCACCTCCGGACCGGACCTTGCCGTCATGGAAATCGAACTGGTGAACGCCATGAGCCGCGAACGTCGTCTCGAGCGCGTCATGAAAGTTCTTTCCCAGGAATTCGAATTTATCATTATCGATGCACCTCCCAGCCTGAACTTGTTAACACTGAATGTTCTGACTGCCGCTACCAGCGTACTTATTCCGGTGCAGTGTGAATATTATGCCCTGCAGGGTATGACTGAACTCTTCAAGACCATCCGCGAAGTCCAGAAGAACCTGAACAGCAACCTGAAAATTGAAGGTGCCTTGTTGACTATGTTCGACTCTCGCCTGAGCTTGTGCAAGCAGGTTGCCGAAGAAGTTCGTGAAAATCTCAGCGACACCGTATTCCAGGCAATGATTCCCCGTAACGTGAAGTTGAGCGAAGCTCCTTCCCACGGCAAGCCCGCCATCTTGTACGATGTACAGAGCAGCGGTGCCCAGGCATACATGAAGCTGGCTGAAGAAATTTTGAATAAGGATAAGTAGGTTTTATAATGGGTAAGAAATCTTTTTCTCTGGGTCGTAGCCTTGCTGATATCTTGAAGGATCATTCTGTAGAAACTCCGACCAATGTTCCTGAAAACAATCAACAGTCCGCTGCATCCGAAGCTGTTTCCAGTGAAACATCCGCTGCACCTGTTGATAACTCCCAGAAGATTATTGAAATCGACGTCAACTTGGTGGACCCCAATCCGTTCCAGCCTCGTAAGTCCTTCAACGACGACGAACTGGTTGAACTTGCGGAAACCATCGAAAAGCATGGCCTGATCCAGCCCATCGCTGTCCGCAAGGTTGGCGACCGCTACCAGATCATCAGTGGTGAACGCCGTACCCGCGCAACAAAGCTTGCCGGTCTTTCTACTATCAAGGCTCAGGTCTACGAAAATCTGGACGACAAGATCATGGGCGAATGGGCCCTTATCGAAAACATCCAGCGCGTTGATCTGAATCCAGTTGAAGTTGCACAATCCTATCAACAGTTGATCGATCTTCACGGCTATACTCACGACGATCTGGCTAAAACTGTTGGTAAGTCCCGCTCTGCAATCACCAACGCACTTCGCCTGCTGAAGCTGCCTGCCCAGGTTCTGGCCTGGATCCAGGAAGGCAAGATTTCTTCTGGTGCTGCTCGCGTGCTCTGCTCCGACAAGATTGACAATCCCGAAGAAATTGCACGTCGCGCCATCGAGGAAAATTTGAACGTCCGCCAGCTGGAAGCCCTTTCCCGCGGTGAAGACATTAATCCCGCAGCAGAACCCGTTGTTGAAGTTCATAGCGGTAATAAACCGTCAAATGTTTCAGGTGAAACTGACAACGGAAGCAGCACCGCCCAGCCGGCAGCGAAGCGTGAACTCAGTGCCGACCTTAAGCAGTTCGAAATCCGTCTTGAAACCTTCTTCGGCACCAAGGTCCAGCTGAACCCCAGCGCCGCAACCGAATCCAAGGGTACCATCGTCATCAACTACTACAGCATGGATGACCTGACACGTATTCAGGAGCTTTTGGGTGAAAGGTAAGTATTACACCATACAGATCATTCCGGAAGATTCCAACGGTATCAAGAAATACCGTGTATCCACAAAGTGGTTTGTATTCATCAAGATTTTCCTGGTACTGTTGATAGTTGCCTCCGGCGTGCTCATCTTCAAGATGGGCGACATCACCCGTACGCTTGTCCGTTACGACAAGATGCGCATGACCAACGCCCAGCTCATCAAGCAGAATCGAAACTACGAGGAACTGTTCTCCCGAATGGACTCCATCTGGGTTCTCGAAAGCAGAATCCAGAACATCTTTGAGACCTTCATGGAGAACGACGAAAACAAGATCAACAGCCTGATCGACAGAAACAAGTTCGCCCATGTTCCTTCGGAAAAGAACGAAATCGACTATGAGAACATTCACGGATGGGTTTCTCCCGAGGAAAAGCTCAAACTGGAACGAATTCCCAACGTCCTTCCTGTTGTTGGTATCGTAAGCAAGAAGTTTTCTGAAGAAAATGGTCACGGTGGTACCGATTATTCCGCACAATCAGGCAATCCTGTATTCGCATCTGGCAGCGGAACGGTAACTTTCGCATCAAATCTTGATGATTTGGGCAATACAATCATCATTGACCATCAAAATGGCTATGTTTCAAGCTATTCTCACCTAAAGGATATCCGAGTCAAGAAGGGAAAATCCGTAAGTAAGGGTGATATTATAGGATCTGTAGGTATGACCGGCAATGCAAGCGGTCCACACCTGCACTATACAATTAAAAAGGACGGCAAGGAGCTGGATCCTGAATCATTTTTCAATTACTAAGAGAGGTAAATATGGCTTCCAAAGAACAGGAAATTACCCAGATTGGTCATAGCGTGACCATCAAAGGCGATATCACCGGCAAGAGTGATGTCCGTGTTGCTGGAACGATCAATGGTAGCATTGCAATTGAAGGCGAACTGATCATTGAACGCCAAGGCTACATCGAAGGCGAAATCAAGACCAATTCTGCTGTCGTCGCCGGCTCTGTCAAGGGCAATATCGATTGTAACGAAAAGCTCGTCCTTGAAAGCAATTCCCAGTTCGTCGGTAACATCAAAACCAAGATGCTCATTATCCAGGAAGGCGCAATCTTCCAGGGTAACTGCCAGATGGGTGTACCTACAGCCCAAGCAAACGTAAAGGCTAGAGAACTTAAGGAAGTAGAAGCCTAATCAACACACTTACTAATTATCTCTACTTATTTATATAAATAGTATTAATAATTGGTTCGGTGAATAGTGAATAGATTTTTTGAGCAAACGTCATATCGGGTTGAAAAACAACAAGATACGAGATTAAACAGTCTGTTAAAAAATGTTGAAAACTTAAAATCTATTCACTTTTTTCAATGTTGATAAGTGTTGAAGGGTAGTTTTCAATATCAGTCAACAGGCCACCCACAAAAAGATGTTGAAAATTGCGGGAAATTCACAAATTTTGCCATGATTAGGGTCACAATAGTGAGAAAAAAATAATTTTCATACACTTATTGTAAGCCCTAGAAGCTATATTTTGAAGAAATTGTATGAGTTCTAAAGTTCTTAAAATAGGTCAGCTCACCGACTTACATATCGGTGATGATGAAAGCCTGGTGCAGGGTATTGATGTCCGCGCCAATTTCATGAAGGCCTTGCAGTCAAAGTCGCTAGAGGATATGGACCTCCTGGTTCTTTCCGGTGACCTTGCCAATGAGGACGGCGAACCGGGCGCATACAAGTATGTAGCTGAAGTAATCAAGGGTCTTAAGGTTCCCTGCTGTGTAATTCCCGGAAATCATGACCGCATCGATGTAATGGAAAAGTACCTGGACCTCAAGGGCAAGGTACATAATGGCAAGTGCTATTACCGTTATGATATTGCCGGTCGCAGCATCTTTTTCCTGGATAGCGCCTGTGGCACTGTTTCCGATGAGCAGCTGGTTTGGCTCAAGGAAGAGGCTGCCAAGGTGAAGGGTGAAATCCTGCTGTTCATGCACCATCCTCCTTGCTTCTGCGATCATCGTTTTATGGACTTGCGCTACCACTTGACCAACATGCTGGACGTGCAGTCTGTCTTGGAGTCCATTCCTAACCTGAACCATGTCTTTGTTGGCCACTATCACTCTGATTTCCAGGTGACGGCAGGTCGACTTCAGGTTCACGTGGCACCGGCTATCCAGATGCAGATTGACCCTAAGACCCCGTATTTTAACCTCAAGAGTACGAATCCGGGCTGGCAATCCATAAAATGGGGTGAAAATTTTGTAGAAACCGAAGTTTATTTCTAGATAACCCCTTGAAATATTCTTCATCATTAACTAACTTTGGAACAACTTTGGCGGCTTAGCTCAGTTGGTAGAGCGTCGGAATCATAATCCGCAGGTCTGT
Coding sequences within:
- a CDS encoding ParA family protein, translating into MSKVIAICNQKGGVGKTTTAVNLAASFAALEKKTLLIDMDPQGNASQGLGFNEMQDVDIHEVLNLADNPDNVTYENLKEAILDTSLDYLKVITSGPDLAVMEIELVNAMSRERRLERVMKVLSQEFEFIIIDAPPSLNLLTLNVLTAATSVLIPVQCEYYALQGMTELFKTIREVQKNLNSNLKIEGALLTMFDSRLSLCKQVAEEVRENLSDTVFQAMIPRNVKLSEAPSHGKPAILYDVQSSGAQAYMKLAEEILNKDK
- a CDS encoding ParB/RepB/Spo0J family partition protein, with product MGKKSFSLGRSLADILKDHSVETPTNVPENNQQSAASEAVSSETSAAPVDNSQKIIEIDVNLVDPNPFQPRKSFNDDELVELAETIEKHGLIQPIAVRKVGDRYQIISGERRTRATKLAGLSTIKAQVYENLDDKIMGEWALIENIQRVDLNPVEVAQSYQQLIDLHGYTHDDLAKTVGKSRSAITNALRLLKLPAQVLAWIQEGKISSGAARVLCSDKIDNPEEIARRAIEENLNVRQLEALSRGEDINPAAEPVVEVHSGNKPSNVSGETDNGSSTAQPAAKRELSADLKQFEIRLETFFGTKVQLNPSAATESKGTIVINYYSMDDLTRIQELLGER
- a CDS encoding M23 family metallopeptidase → MKGKYYTIQIIPEDSNGIKKYRVSTKWFVFIKIFLVLLIVASGVLIFKMGDITRTLVRYDKMRMTNAQLIKQNRNYEELFSRMDSIWVLESRIQNIFETFMENDENKINSLIDRNKFAHVPSEKNEIDYENIHGWVSPEEKLKLERIPNVLPVVGIVSKKFSEENGHGGTDYSAQSGNPVFASGSGTVTFASNLDDLGNTIIIDHQNGYVSSYSHLKDIRVKKGKSVSKGDIIGSVGMTGNASGPHLHYTIKKDGKELDPESFFNY
- a CDS encoding polymer-forming cytoskeletal protein, producing the protein MASKEQEITQIGHSVTIKGDITGKSDVRVAGTINGSIAIEGELIIERQGYIEGEIKTNSAVVAGSVKGNIDCNEKLVLESNSQFVGNIKTKMLIIQEGAIFQGNCQMGVPTAQANVKARELKEVEA
- a CDS encoding metallophosphoesterase translates to MSSKVLKIGQLTDLHIGDDESLVQGIDVRANFMKALQSKSLEDMDLLVLSGDLANEDGEPGAYKYVAEVIKGLKVPCCVIPGNHDRIDVMEKYLDLKGKVHNGKCYYRYDIAGRSIFFLDSACGTVSDEQLVWLKEEAAKVKGEILLFMHHPPCFCDHRFMDLRYHLTNMLDVQSVLESIPNLNHVFVGHYHSDFQVTAGRLQVHVAPAIQMQIDPKTPYFNLKSTNPGWQSIKWGENFVETEVYF